The Sporichthyaceae bacterium DNA segment AGCCCGCCCGCCGCTGACTCGGCGACCGCAAGTGTCTCGCCGCGGGCCCGCAGCCGAGCGGCGATCGTAACGGCCGGCTCGGTCAGCGCAGGAGGAAGCATCGAGCAATGCTAGGCCCGGCAGCTGCGCTGAGCAGCCGTCAGAGCGAACCGGGACAACTCGGCCGCGGCCGACAACGATCCGGTAATGCCGCGGCATGCCGGGCACCGAACTGCGCCCGGGTGAGCCACCTTGGTTCCCACAGCCGGCGCTCAGGACGCGGGCGCTACCGGGGTGGACTGGGACATGACCGGACCGAGGATCACGACCCGCACCGGCCGAGCCGTTCTGCTCGCGGCCGCGCTCGCTCTTCCGCTGAGCGCGTGTGGCGCGGCGAAGGACGCCACCTCTTTCCCTGCGGCAACCTCCGGTCCCGCGGCCTCCTCCACGCCCGCGGCGACCTCAGCCCCGGCCGACACCGTCTCCGATCCCGGTTCGACCAGCACCTTCGGCGTGCGCGCCGCGCACATCATGTCCTACGACTGGCCCGACGCATCGAAACGCGAGCCGATCCTGGAGCTGATCAAGGAGAAGAAGCTCGACACCGTCCAGCTCGACATCAAGGACGAGGACGGCCTGGTCGGCTACGACTCAAAGGTCCCGCTGGCCGTGCAAGCCGGGACGACCGTGCACAAGAGCTACGACATCAAGGAGGCCGTGGACACCATCCACGCCCTCGGCGCGAAGGTGGTCGGCCGCATCGTCGCCTTCCGCGACCCGAAGCTGGGCAAGTGGGCGCTGAACAACGGCCACATGGACTACCTGATCCAGAACACCTCGGGTGGGGCCTACAACGCCGGTAGCTACGGCACCGCGGCGTTCACCAACTTCGCCAACCCCGACGTGATCGAGTACAACATCGCGCTGGGCGAGGAGGCGGCCAAGGCCGGCTTCGACGGGATCATGTACGACTACATCCGCAAGCCCGAAAACCAGGGCCAGGTCTACCCGGGCATCGGCTCGAAGACCCCGTCGCAGGCGATCGCGGACTTCGTCGCCAAGGCCGAACCGCGCATCCACGCGGCGGGCGCCCAGCTCGGCGCCGCGGTGTTCGGCGTCTCGGCCTTCACCCCGACGCTGATCGCGCAGGACATCTCACTGATGGCCCCGCATTTGGACTTCATCTCGCCGATGATCTACCCGTCGCACTGGGGCCCGGGCGAGTACTCGGTGTCCTCTCCGGTCCACCAGCCGTACGAGATCGTCAAGCGCTCGCTGATGGACTTCAACCGGCAGGTGCTCGGCACCGACTGTCGCGTCGTGCCGTGGATCCAGAACTTCAGCTGGCCGATCCCCTACTCCGCGGACGACGTCGCCGCACAGATCAGGGCGGCCAAGGACGTCGGCCTCAACAGCTTCTACCTGTGGAACGACTCCTCGAAGGTCGGGCTGGGTGCACCGGCTCTGGTGGCCCACGACGCCTCGGGTGACGCGCCGGGCACGCTCATGTACTCGATCAACAAGCCGGGTAATGCATCCGACGGCACCACCGACGAGGCGAAGGCCAAGGCATACATCGACGCGTATCGGGCGTGGGTCGCGGGGGGCAAGCAGGGGATCTTCAACGACCCCCTGAACCCGTCGGCCTCGGGCTCAACGTCGGCCACCACCGCGCCGACCTCGACGCCGGCCGCCGCTGCCACACCGACGTCCACCCCGTAACTCAACGACGTCGTAACTGACGTACCGTCAGGGCACCGAGTGGGCGCACGTGCGAGGCTTTGGGTCATGAGCGACCTCACGCACAGCGAATCGATCGTGATCGAGGCCTCCGCCGAGGCCGTCTACGACCTGGTCTCCGACGTCACCCGGACCGGCGAGTGGAGCCCGGTCTGCAAGGAGTGCTGGTGGGATCCGGGCGCGACGGGTGCCGTCGGCGATGCCTTCACCGGGCGCAACGTGCTCCCGGAACGGACCTGGCAAACCCACTGCACGGTGATCGCCGCCGACCGCGGCCGTAAGTTCGGCTGGGTGGTCGGTGACCAGCTGGTGCGCTGGGTCTACTCGATGCATCCCGAGGACACCGGCACCCGATTAACCGAGGCCTGGGAGTTCCTGCCCAACGGGATCAAGCTGTTCCACGATCGCTACCCCGACGACGCCGAGGCGCAGATCGCCGCTCGGACCGAGCTGGCCCATCGCGGGATTTCCGAGACCCTCGCGGCCATGAAACGGCTCGCCGAGACCGGCTGAGGGTCACTTGCCCCGGAAAACGGGCGGGCGCCGCTCGGCGCGCGCCCGACGTCCCTCGGCGAAGTCCTCACTGGCCCAGCACGCCTCGAAGGCCGCGTCGAGGTGCGCGGCGTCCAACGCGGGCTCGAAGACGTCGTTCAGCACCTGCTTGGAATAGGCCAGGGTGAGCGGCGCCAGGTCGGCCATACCGGCGGCCCACGCCAGCGCCTCCTCGGTCGAGCCCGCTCGATCCGCCAGGCCACCGGCCAGCGCGCGCTGTGCGTCCAGTTGGTCACAGGCCAGCACCAGCACCCGGGCGGTGCCGTTGCCCGCGAGCAGGGCAAGCCGTCGGATCGTCCACGGATCCACGGCCAGACCGAGCCGGGCGGTGGGCACCCCGAAGCGCGCCGTGGGCGCCACCACGCGAAAGTCCGCGGCGATGGCGAGCTGGGTACCCGCGCCGATGGCCGCCCCGTTGACCGCGGCGATGACCGGGACCGGCGCGTCCACCACGGTGTGCAGCAGGGCGTACAGCGCGCCGCGGAAATCGGCGGTGTACACCTCATCGAGGTCCGCGCCGGAACAGAAACTCGGGCCGTTCCCGGTCAGCACGATTGCCCGCGCCCCGCCGGCCAGGGCCGCATCCACCGCGACCCGCAGCTCGAGGCAGAGCTCGGTGTTCAACGCATTGTGCTTCTCCGGACGATCCAGCGTGAGCAGCACGACACTGTCCCGGTCAAACTGTTGGATCACGGCAGTTCCCTCCACACGGTGAACCGGCGACGTTACCGGCCGGACCGGGCACACTGTCGCCGTGGAGTTGCACACACCGACGGTGACCGCGGATCGATTGCGGGCGTGGTGCGCCGACCAGCTGGGCTCCGCGGTGGACATCGAGCTCATCCGGACCGGTCACTTGGCCGCGGTCATCGGGGTGCGGCTGCGCGACGAACGCGAGGTGGTGATCAAGGTCCGGCCGCACGCGGCTCGGTTGGCCCAGTGCGTGGGAGTGCAGCAGCAGGTCGCCGCGTGGGAATTCCCTTGTCCACGTCCACTGTCCGGGGTGCTCGATCTGGACGGTCACGCGGCCACGGTCGAGCAGTACGTACCGGGCGGCACGACGTATCCGGACACCGGCCGAGCGGCCGAGCCGTTCGCGGTCGCCTTCGCCCGCCTGGTCGAACTGGCGCCCAGCGCCGCGGCAGAATCGTTGCGCCCCGCGCCGGCCTGGAACCGCTGGGACCACGATGAACCCGGATTGTGGCCCGCCGCCGACGATCTGACGGTGGATCTGAATCGCCTGCCCGGCCCGGCGTGGATCGAGCGGGCCGCCGCATCGGCGCGCGCGCGACTGCAGGCCGGGGTCGGGCCGGCGATCGTCACCCATGGGGACTGGTACGCGGCGAATCTGCGCTGGGCCGGTGACCGACTTCTGGTCGCGCATGACTGGGACAGCGTCATCGCCGACACCGAGGCAGCGGCCGTCGGCTTCGCCGCTGCCGCGTATCCCGCCCTCGGCCCGGGCGGCGAGGCCACCATCGCGGAGACGGAGGACTTCCTCGACGCGTACGCCAAGGCCCGGGGGCAGGCATTGGAACGCGATGAGCAGGAGTGCGCATGGGCCGCCGGGGTGTGGCTACGCGCGTTCGACGCCAAGAAGCAATGCGTCCGTGGGCTGCCCATCGTCTCGTTGAGACGTCGCGAGGCCGACCAACGGCTGCGCCGGGCCGGCGCCCGCACCCGCCTTCGCTGAGGCCGCAGCAAACCGAATGGGCCCGCGATGACCCACCACGATGGCCGCGACCCCAAACACGCTCCAGGCGATCAGCACGGCGAGGTGAGCATTCGCACCGGCGCAGTCGAAGTACGCGGTGCTGCGCAGCAAACTGACCGCGGCACCCGGCGGTAGCCACTGGCCGAGTTGTCCCACCGGATGCGGAAGTAGCTCCGGGGCCGAGCCGACGCCGGAGAACGGGTTGCCGAGAAACACCATGAGCACCGCGGACAATCCCAGGCCGGCCGGGCCCAACAGCGCGATCAACCCGGCTGTGGCGCTGCTGATCGCGAGGATCGTCCAGGCCAGGCCGAACCAGGTGGCCGCCGGCCGGTGCGGCAGCGCGCCGAGCCAGGTTTGCGCGATGAGGTACACCCCGGTCGCGGCGACCACCGACACCGTCAGCAGCGCGAGGATCTGACGCCACGCGGTATGGAATCTGACCACCACGCCGACCCCACCGGCGATGAGGATGCTGCAGATCGTCAGCGGCAGCAGCGCCGCCATCAGCACGGTTCCGCGCGGATCCTGCCGCGACAGCGGGACGATGTCGGTCGCCGTGGTGGTCCCGCCCGCTCGGGCGGCGTAGTCAGTGGCGGCGTTGGTCAACACCTGAGCGACCGCGGGACCGGCCGCACTTGCCTCGAATACCTGCATGTTCTGTGTGCCCGGCGCGAAAGCGCCGTAGACGTCGCGCTGCTCGATCGCCCGCCGGGCCGCGGCGGCGTCGGCATACAGATGAACGTCGAAACCATCGGGCCGCGCGTTCTCCAGTCCCGCGACGAACGCCTGGCTCTGCGCGGTCGCCCCGACCACGCCGATGGGGAGGTCACGCGGCGCGACGCGCGCGGCCGGCCACGCGAACGCGAGCACCGCGGCCACCACGACCAGCGGCAGTGCGATGGACACGATCACCAGCTGCCGCCACGGCGGATGCCGGGCCAGTGGGTTGTGCATGATGCCTCCAAAAAAGAACGTTCGTTGTCTTATATAGCCAACCGTGCCGACGTACACATGTCAAGATGAACGTTCGTTTTCTAGTAGGGTGGTGGCATGCCCAAGGTCAGCCAGGAACATCGGGACGCGCGGCGTGAGCAGATTCTGGCCGGCGCCAAGCGCTGCTTCCTGCGCAACGGCTTCCAGGCCACCTCGATGCAGGACCTGTTCGCCGAGTCGCAGCTCTCCTCCGGCTCGTTCTACCGCTACTTCACCAGCAAGGAGGACGTCATCCTCGCCATCGCCGAGGAGAACCTGGGCGCGGTGACGTCATTGATCCACGAGCTGGCCACCGGTCGGCACGAGGGAGGTCTCGGTGAGGCGTTGAGCTCGGTGCTGGGGACCGTTGTCGCCCGCAATCGCGATGATCAACTGGGCGCGATGGCCGTCCTGGTGTGGTCCGAGGCGCTGCGCTCTCCCCCGCTGCGCGAGCGATTCACCGATCTGCTCGGCCGGATCCGGGAGGACCTGACCGAACTCGTGGGTCGTGAGCAGTCGGCGCACCGACTGCCGAGCGACGTGGACGCCGCGGCGCTGGCGAAGCTGTTCCTGGCCATCGTGCCGGGCGCGGTCCTGCAGTTGGCCCTGTTCGGCGAGCGGGATCTCGACGGTGTGCCCGCCGCCGCCAGGGCCGTATGGTCGACCTGATCTGCTCTGGGCGAGCGGCTCGGATCGGCCTACGCTGGGGGAC contains these protein-coding regions:
- a CDS encoding enoyl-CoA hydratase, whose amino-acid sequence is MIQQFDRDSVVLLTLDRPEKHNALNTELCLELRVAVDAALAGGARAIVLTGNGPSFCSGADLDEVYTADFRGALYALLHTVVDAPVPVIAAVNGAAIGAGTQLAIAADFRVVAPTARFGVPTARLGLAVDPWTIRRLALLAGNGTARVLVLACDQLDAQRALAGGLADRAGSTEEALAWAAGMADLAPLTLAYSKQVLNDVFEPALDAAHLDAAFEACWASEDFAEGRRARAERRPPVFRGK
- a CDS encoding putative glycoside hydrolase, whose translation is MVPTAGAQDAGATGVDWDMTGPRITTRTGRAVLLAAALALPLSACGAAKDATSFPAATSGPAASSTPAATSAPADTVSDPGSTSTFGVRAAHIMSYDWPDASKREPILELIKEKKLDTVQLDIKDEDGLVGYDSKVPLAVQAGTTVHKSYDIKEAVDTIHALGAKVVGRIVAFRDPKLGKWALNNGHMDYLIQNTSGGAYNAGSYGTAAFTNFANPDVIEYNIALGEEAAKAGFDGIMYDYIRKPENQGQVYPGIGSKTPSQAIADFVAKAEPRIHAAGAQLGAAVFGVSAFTPTLIAQDISLMAPHLDFISPMIYPSHWGPGEYSVSSPVHQPYEIVKRSLMDFNRQVLGTDCRVVPWIQNFSWPIPYSADDVAAQIRAAKDVGLNSFYLWNDSSKVGLGAPALVAHDASGDAPGTLMYSINKPGNASDGTTDEAKAKAYIDAYRAWVAGGKQGIFNDPLNPSASGSTSATTAPTSTPAAAATPTSTP
- a CDS encoding phosphotransferase: MELHTPTVTADRLRAWCADQLGSAVDIELIRTGHLAAVIGVRLRDEREVVIKVRPHAARLAQCVGVQQQVAAWEFPCPRPLSGVLDLDGHAATVEQYVPGGTTYPDTGRAAEPFAVAFARLVELAPSAAAESLRPAPAWNRWDHDEPGLWPAADDLTVDLNRLPGPAWIERAAASARARLQAGVGPAIVTHGDWYAANLRWAGDRLLVAHDWDSVIADTEAAAVGFAAAAYPALGPGGEATIAETEDFLDAYAKARGQALERDEQECAWAAGVWLRAFDAKKQCVRGLPIVSLRRREADQRLRRAGARTRLR
- a CDS encoding TetR/AcrR family transcriptional regulator, producing the protein MPKVSQEHRDARREQILAGAKRCFLRNGFQATSMQDLFAESQLSSGSFYRYFTSKEDVILAIAEENLGAVTSLIHELATGRHEGGLGEALSSVLGTVVARNRDDQLGAMAVLVWSEALRSPPLRERFTDLLGRIREDLTELVGREQSAHRLPSDVDAAALAKLFLAIVPGAVLQLALFGERDLDGVPAAARAVWST
- a CDS encoding SRPBCC family protein, coding for MSDLTHSESIVIEASAEAVYDLVSDVTRTGEWSPVCKECWWDPGATGAVGDAFTGRNVLPERTWQTHCTVIAADRGRKFGWVVGDQLVRWVYSMHPEDTGTRLTEAWEFLPNGIKLFHDRYPDDAEAQIAARTELAHRGISETLAAMKRLAETG